A genome region from Deinococcus sp. KNUC1210 includes the following:
- a CDS encoding dienelactone hydrolase encodes MQGTPSVSSPVFPGDLRPDAPELSARGPHAVGVRTLQLTNKNQLDIAKAATPLTRYDRPLTVEVWYPATLKAGETQVTSYPDVLGSGPGDPKRPLIPFQTPGRAARNAGPEAGRYPLVIVSHGYPGSRVLLSYLCENLASKGYVVASIDHTDSTHADKAAFASTLLNRPLDDQFVLDSMGNFGKAGSGSFLSGIVDADNTALVGYSMGGYGALNFAGAGFAKQVMGFVPGGALAARSTGAYTVDPRLKAVVAFAPWGGDYAVKAIGVPGAAEFGFWDAAGLAAIKVPTLFVVGDHDDVAGYVGGVQALFQNSVNSDRYMVVYQNARHNSAPNPPPPESVGLPDEYGHYAEPAWDMGRLNNLNEHFVTAFLNYRLKGQADAAAYLNVKSVRADAGVYSRNADGTPKPDDTYWKGFPARSAVGIELYHLQPK; translated from the coding sequence ATGCAAGGCACTCCTTCCGTCTCCAGCCCGGTCTTTCCCGGCGACCTGCGGCCCGACGCCCCCGAACTCAGCGCACGCGGCCCGCATGCCGTGGGTGTGCGTACCCTGCAACTGACGAACAAGAATCAGCTCGATATCGCCAAGGCGGCCACGCCGCTCACGCGCTACGACCGCCCGCTGACGGTGGAGGTGTGGTACCCAGCGACCCTGAAGGCGGGCGAGACGCAGGTCACGAGCTATCCGGATGTGCTGGGCAGCGGCCCCGGCGACCCCAAGCGGCCCCTGATCCCCTTCCAGACACCCGGACGCGCCGCCCGGAACGCTGGCCCCGAGGCGGGCAGGTATCCGCTGGTCATCGTGTCGCACGGCTATCCCGGCAGCCGCGTGCTGCTCAGTTATCTGTGCGAGAACCTGGCAAGCAAGGGCTATGTGGTCGCCTCCATCGACCATACCGACAGCACCCACGCCGATAAAGCGGCCTTTGCCAGCACGCTGCTCAATCGCCCGCTCGACGATCAGTTCGTGCTCGACAGCATGGGGAATTTCGGCAAAGCGGGCAGCGGCAGCTTTCTGAGCGGCATCGTGGACGCTGACAACACCGCGCTGGTGGGCTACAGCATGGGCGGCTACGGCGCACTGAACTTCGCGGGCGCGGGCTTTGCCAAACAGGTGATGGGCTTCGTGCCCGGCGGCGCACTGGCCGCCCGGTCTACCGGCGCCTACACCGTCGATCCCCGGCTGAAGGCAGTGGTGGCCTTCGCACCCTGGGGCGGCGACTACGCCGTGAAGGCCATCGGCGTGCCGGGAGCGGCTGAATTCGGCTTCTGGGACGCAGCCGGACTCGCGGCCATCAAGGTGCCGACCCTCTTCGTGGTGGGCGACCATGACGACGTGGCAGGCTACGTGGGCGGTGTGCAGGCGCTGTTTCAGAACTCGGTGAATTCAGACCGCTACATGGTGGTGTATCAGAACGCCCGCCACAACTCGGCACCCAATCCGCCGCCGCCCGAAAGCGTGGGCCTGCCCGACGAATACGGCCACTATGCTGAACCCGCCTGGGATATGGGCCGCCTGAACAACCTGAACGAGCACTTCGTAACGGCCTTCCTGAATTACCGCCTGAAGGGTCAGGCCGATGCCGCCGCCTATCTGAATGTGAAGTCGGTCAGGGCCGACGCGGGCGTGTACTCGCGCAACGCAGACGGCACCCCCAAGCCCGACGATACCTACTGGAAGGGCTTTCCGGCACGCAGCGCGGTGGGAATCGAGCTGTATCACCTCCAGCCGAAATAA
- a CDS encoding cell wall metabolism sensor histidine kinase WalK: protein MTLRIRLTLLYTMLLSALLLVLALAVLTVMQTSLFNGVDADLRDTYGQYTNLAERLSIRPYSVTPTDGTETPLSFSEIRRTFPDYRVQFESLVGEDVSELTERASGSARDRQLLLSELRMTADQLRQTPTVDPNAPIHLTDAELLRLLRDPNHQIVLTTPVKEVGLPPVSSRVLVTLTEFAYGRNFDGLTKTVATIVYFGRSLEATDQTLTTLRTIVLVIFLIGAGTAAAGAYLLAGQALRPLTMVKRAADRIGGQTLAVRVPEPQTGDEVQSLAHALNRMLDRLENSFEVQRRFTSDASHELRTPVTAIQGHASYLLRRSSPNEQQRESLTIIKNESERLTSLISSLLELARSDSGVLQLRRQPVLSLLLLQDIARELAPLAQAQGAELIAGGQDVALEGDPDRVKQVVINLVSNALKVGSLHIHLQSTPELEPPRKAPGGAAPKGIPGVRISVQDDGPGIAPEHLERLFDRFYRVEESRSRDQGGAGLGLAIVRGIVDAHSGQIWIESEVGRGTTVNVWLPLGNIPDLDDDVA, encoded by the coding sequence GTGACGCTGCGTATCCGCCTGACCCTGCTGTACACCATGCTGCTTTCAGCGCTGCTGCTGGTGCTGGCACTGGCTGTTCTGACCGTGATGCAGACCAGCCTGTTCAACGGCGTGGACGCCGATCTGCGCGACACCTACGGGCAGTACACCAATCTGGCTGAACGGCTGAGTATCCGGCCCTACAGCGTGACGCCCACGGACGGCACCGAAACACCGCTCAGTTTCAGCGAGATCCGGCGCACCTTTCCCGATTACCGCGTGCAGTTCGAGTCGCTGGTGGGCGAGGACGTGTCGGAACTGACCGAGCGGGCTTCCGGGTCGGCACGCGACCGACAGTTGCTGCTGAGTGAACTCCGGATGACCGCCGATCAGCTGCGACAGACGCCCACCGTCGATCCCAACGCCCCGATCCACCTGACCGACGCCGAACTGCTGCGGCTGCTGCGCGACCCCAACCACCAGATTGTGCTGACCACGCCTGTCAAGGAAGTCGGGCTGCCCCCGGTGTCGTCGCGGGTGCTGGTGACCCTGACCGAGTTCGCGTATGGGCGCAACTTCGACGGCCTGACCAAGACCGTCGCCACCATCGTATATTTCGGGCGCAGCCTGGAAGCCACCGACCAGACGCTGACCACGCTGCGAACCATCGTGCTGGTGATCTTCCTGATCGGCGCGGGCACGGCGGCAGCGGGCGCGTACCTGCTGGCAGGACAGGCGCTGCGCCCCCTGACGATGGTGAAGCGGGCAGCCGACCGCATCGGCGGGCAGACGCTGGCGGTGCGCGTGCCGGAGCCGCAGACCGGCGACGAGGTGCAGTCGCTGGCACACGCCCTGAACCGCATGCTCGACCGCCTGGAAAACTCGTTCGAGGTGCAGCGCCGCTTTACCTCGGACGCCAGCCACGAGCTGCGAACGCCCGTCACGGCGATTCAGGGTCACGCCAGCTACCTGCTGAGGCGCAGCAGTCCCAACGAGCAGCAGCGCGAGAGCCTGACCATCATCAAGAACGAATCCGAGCGGCTGACCAGCCTCATCAGCAGCCTGCTGGAACTGGCCCGCAGCGACAGCGGCGTGCTGCAACTGCGCCGCCAGCCGGTGCTGTCGCTGCTGCTGCTTCAGGACATCGCACGCGAACTGGCACCGCTGGCCCAGGCCCAGGGAGCCGAACTGATCGCCGGTGGGCAGGACGTGGCGCTGGAAGGCGACCCCGACCGCGTGAAACAGGTGGTCATCAATCTGGTATCGAATGCGCTCAAGGTCGGCTCGCTGCACATCCACCTGCAGAGCACGCCGGAACTGGAACCACCCAGGAAGGCACCGGGCGGCGCGGCCCCCAAGGGCATACCGGGCGTGCGAATCTCGGTGCAGGACGACGGCCCCGGTATCGCCCCAGAGCATCTGGAGCGGCTGTTCGACCGTTTCTACCGCGTCGAGGAATCGCGCAGCCGCGATCAGGGCGGCGCGGGGCTGGGCCTTGCCATCGTGCGCGGCATCGTGGACGCCCACAGCGGGCAGATCTGGATCGAGAGCGAGGTTGGGCGGGGCACCACCGTCAATGTCTGGCTGCCGCTGGGAAATATCCCGGATCTGGATGACGACGTGGCGTGA
- a CDS encoding response regulator transcription factor, which translates to MERKPLVLVIEDEKDIARFIELELAAEGYATEVAFDGVTGLSKFREVNPDLVILDLMLPVLDGLEVARRIRKTSNTPIIILTAKDNIQDKVEGLDSGADDYLIKPFSIEELLARVRAHLRRVNPAVTGEVRVADLVMNLDGREIFRGGRRVELSAKEFELLELLARNPGKVFSRFEIEEKVWPEYTGGSNVVDVYIGYLRRKLEESGERRLIHTVRGVGYVLREE; encoded by the coding sequence ATGGAACGCAAGCCGTTGGTACTGGTGATCGAAGACGAGAAGGACATTGCAAGGTTTATTGAACTGGAACTGGCCGCCGAAGGCTACGCCACCGAGGTCGCCTTCGACGGCGTGACCGGCCTCAGCAAATTTCGCGAAGTCAATCCCGATCTGGTAATCCTCGATCTGATGCTGCCAGTGCTGGACGGACTGGAAGTGGCACGCCGAATTCGCAAGACCAGCAATACGCCGATCATCATTCTGACCGCCAAGGACAATATTCAGGACAAGGTGGAAGGTCTGGACAGCGGCGCGGACGATTACCTGATCAAGCCGTTCTCGATCGAGGAACTGCTGGCCCGTGTCCGCGCCCACCTGCGCCGCGTGAACCCCGCCGTGACCGGTGAAGTACGGGTGGCCGACCTGGTGATGAACCTCGACGGACGCGAGATTTTCCGGGGTGGGCGGCGCGTCGAGCTATCGGCCAAGGAATTCGAGCTGTTGGAACTGCTGGCCCGCAACCCCGGCAAGGTCTTCTCGCGCTTCGAGATCGAGGAGAAGGTGTGGCCGGAATATACCGGCGGCAGCAACGTGGTTGACGTGTACATCGGCTATCTGCGCCGCAAGCTGGAAGAGAGCGGAGAACGCCGCCTGATTCATACGGTGCGCGGCGTAGGGTACGTGCTGCGCGAGGAATAA
- a CDS encoding adenylate/guanylate cyclase domain-containing protein, whose product MANRLLPLPDSLPPADQQLACLLVTDLVGSTRLARRLPLAHYMALMTDLIQILILHFEAHGGQVLQHQGDAVVCLFTPAQVPAALQSALKAHSRAAQLHLAELLGEQLQLRAGLAVGEVLTGPVGGMVSAYGLPVNLARRLCSAAQPGETLACPSVLPYASAMVLQERAVSGLSGFEDLRTAYSVSAAATDALSAVPGQMKTG is encoded by the coding sequence ATGGCGAATCGACTTCTCCCCCTTCCAGACTCCCTTCCGCCTGCCGATCAGCAGCTCGCCTGCCTGCTTGTCACCGATCTGGTCGGCAGCACCCGGCTGGCCCGCCGCCTGCCCCTGGCGCACTACATGGCCCTGATGACCGATCTGATTCAGATCCTGATCCTGCATTTTGAGGCGCACGGCGGCCAGGTGTTGCAGCATCAGGGCGACGCCGTGGTGTGTCTGTTCACCCCCGCCCAGGTGCCCGCTGCCCTGCAATCGGCCCTGAAGGCCCATAGCCGCGCCGCTCAGCTTCATCTGGCAGAGCTGCTGGGCGAGCAGTTGCAGCTGCGGGCTGGCCTGGCCGTGGGCGAGGTGCTGACCGGCCCGGTGGGCGGCATGGTCAGCGCCTACGGTCTTCCGGTCAATCTGGCCCGGCGGCTGTGCAGTGCGGCCCAGCCGGGCGAAACGCTCGCCTGCCCGTCGGTGCTTCCGTATGCCTCCGCGATGGTCCTTCAGGAACGTGCCGTCTCGGGACTGAGCGGCTTCGAGGATCTGAGGACCGCCTACAGTGTGAGTGCCGCTGCGACAGACGCACTCAGTGCGGTCCCAGGCCAGATGAAAACAGGTTAA
- the mqnP gene encoding menaquinone biosynthesis prenyltransferase MqnP: MSASPTTPRLTAKTLLELVKFEHTVFALPFAYAGMLLASMQFRGSGWPGLGVLLWVTLAMASARTAAMAANRIIDRTIDARNPRTAGRDIPAGRVSVGQGWALVLGSLLVMALASWQLNPLCLALMPIAVLFLIGYPYTKRFTWLCHLWLGVTDGAAAAGGWIAVTGHFDMGAWLLWLVVIFWMVGLDTIYATMDFDFDRQHGIQSIPARFGIGPALRIAATSHALTFVLLLAVGFAVGASFWYFLAALAMGGILLYEHRLVNPNDLTRANVAFFDANMWLALTMLGGVVADVLWRTLT, translated from the coding sequence ATGAGTGCCAGCCCGACCACGCCCCGACTGACCGCCAAGACGCTGCTAGAGCTGGTCAAATTTGAACACACGGTCTTTGCGCTGCCGTTCGCGTATGCGGGCATGCTGCTGGCCTCGATGCAGTTCCGGGGAAGTGGCTGGCCGGGGCTGGGCGTGCTGCTGTGGGTCACACTGGCGATGGCGAGCGCCCGCACCGCCGCGATGGCGGCCAACCGCATCATCGACCGCACCATCGACGCCCGCAATCCGCGCACTGCCGGACGCGACATTCCGGCGGGCAGGGTCAGCGTGGGGCAGGGCTGGGCACTGGTGCTGGGCAGTCTGCTGGTCATGGCGCTCGCGTCGTGGCAACTCAATCCGCTGTGTCTGGCGCTCATGCCCATCGCGGTGCTGTTTCTGATCGGCTATCCGTACACCAAGCGCTTTACCTGGCTGTGTCACCTGTGGCTGGGCGTCACCGACGGCGCGGCGGCAGCGGGCGGCTGGATCGCCGTCACCGGGCATTTCGACATGGGCGCGTGGCTACTGTGGCTGGTCGTGATCTTCTGGATGGTCGGGCTGGATACCATCTACGCCACCATGGATTTCGATTTCGACCGGCAACACGGCATCCAGAGCATTCCGGCCCGCTTCGGCATCGGCCCGGCGCTGCGGATCGCCGCCACCAGCCACGCGCTGACCTTCGTGCTGCTGCTGGCGGTGGGCTTCGCGGTGGGAGCGAGCTTCTGGTATTTCCTGGCGGCGCTCGCCATGGGCGGCATCCTGCTGTACGAACACCGACTGGTGAACCCCAACGACCTGACCCGCGCCAACGTCGCCTTTTTCGACGCCAACATGTGGCTGGCCCTCACGATGCTGGGCGGCGTGGTGGCCGACGTGCTGTGGCGCACGCTGACCTGA
- a CDS encoding CAP domain-containing protein yields the protein MTALANEVLTLSNSLRAQGVTCQGVAYPVAPALLEDKTLNAAAQHRADDLAQTEDFTHTPANGRTYQWWLDQVHFKLEFPLAQHDGENLGSTVTSTPKVIVASWLASIKGHCEVQFTNTYKDTKTAQWMPGFTRVGVGEAVSGGSGLHYWVVLFAN from the coding sequence ATGACGGCCCTGGCAAATGAGGTATTGACGCTCAGCAATTCCCTTCGGGCGCAGGGCGTGACCTGCCAGGGCGTGGCGTACCCGGTAGCGCCCGCCCTGCTGGAAGACAAGACCCTGAATGCCGCCGCGCAGCACCGTGCCGACGATCTGGCCCAGACCGAAGATTTCACCCACACACCTGCCAATGGCAGGACCTATCAGTGGTGGCTCGATCAGGTTCACTTCAAGCTGGAATTTCCGCTGGCCCAGCATGATGGCGAGAACCTCGGCAGCACCGTCACGAGTACGCCGAAGGTCATCGTGGCTTCCTGGCTCGCCAGCATCAAGGGGCACTGTGAGGTTCAGTTCACCAACACCTACAAGGACACCAAGACTGCCCAGTGGATGCCGGGCTTCACGCGGGTCGGCGTCGGAGAGGCAGTGTCTGGCGGAAGTGGTCTCCATTACTGGGTGGTCCTCTTCGCCAACTGA
- a CDS encoding antibiotic biosynthesis monooxygenase, protein MYFPHRTGVATNIQVHYIEGRETAHRAQLAALLSRLRQMPGCLRADLLSSPQQPALSLLESRWNGAPPTLEVPPGCKSWAFVVEESWQAT, encoded by the coding sequence TTGTACTTCCCGCACCGGACAGGAGTCGCCACGAACATTCAGGTTCATTACATCGAAGGGCGCGAGACGGCGCACCGGGCGCAGCTTGCCGCGCTGCTCTCCCGGCTGCGGCAAATGCCCGGCTGCCTGCGGGCCGATCTGCTCTCCTCGCCGCAGCAGCCCGCCCTGAGCCTGCTGGAAAGCCGCTGGAACGGTGCGCCGCCCACGCTGGAAGTGCCGCCGGGCTGCAAATCCTGGGCCTTTGTGGTCGAGGAGTCCTGGCAGGCGACCTGA
- a CDS encoding Crp/Fnr family transcriptional regulator — MNYPSLVWHLKRTELFADLELNELERVAATTPYRSFQPGEVIFRMDDPADALYFVRSGLIKISKLFPNGKEAILSVVGQHDTFGELLLQPEERRPTQAEALERTTLIVLPRAELQKLLTTKPDLAMKLIRLMAARFFEAQAWTAEVSAYSAPERVASLLYRLAREFGRGHPQGVELRLKLNQEDIARMVGATRETVSHSLGKLRDEGAIVRARTPIIVNLDRLKVYLEL; from the coding sequence ATGAACTATCCAAGCCTGGTGTGGCACCTCAAACGCACAGAGCTGTTCGCTGATCTGGAGCTGAACGAGCTTGAGCGGGTGGCAGCAACCACGCCTTACCGCTCGTTTCAGCCCGGCGAAGTCATCTTCCGCATGGATGATCCGGCGGACGCCCTGTATTTTGTGAGAAGCGGCCTGATCAAGATCAGCAAGCTCTTTCCCAACGGCAAAGAGGCAATCCTGAGTGTGGTGGGACAGCACGACACCTTCGGGGAACTGCTGCTGCAACCGGAGGAGCGCCGCCCGACCCAGGCTGAAGCCCTGGAGCGCACCACCCTGATCGTGCTGCCCCGCGCCGAACTGCAGAAGCTGCTGACCACCAAACCCGACCTCGCCATGAAGCTGATCCGCCTGATGGCCGCCCGCTTCTTCGAGGCGCAGGCCTGGACGGCAGAGGTCAGCGCCTACAGTGCCCCGGAGCGTGTCGCCAGCCTGCTGTACCGTCTGGCCCGCGAGTTCGGTCGGGGGCATCCTCAGGGCGTCGAGCTGCGCCTGAAGCTGAATCAGGAAGATATCGCCCGCATGGTGGGAGCCACCCGCGAGACGGTCAGTCACTCGCTCGGCAAGCTGCGCGACGAGGGAGCCATTGTGCGTGCCCGCACGCCGATCATCGTGAATCTCGACCGACTCAAGGTGTACCTGGAACTGTAA
- a CDS encoding DNA-3-methyladenine glycosylase: protein MTSSALSPAQQHLSRDPVMADIIARAGDLPELLPAADPFAALVRAVLGQQLSVKAAAAIAGRVEAATDFDPARLLALSPDDLRALGLSWAKVRTVRAISGAALGLEDAPTHIDFVHLAGLPDEAVIESLLPLPGIGRWTAEMFLMFSLARPDVFSFGDYVLRLSLAHYYPGQDHAALVQNWSPWRTLAARYLWHARP, encoded by the coding sequence GTGACCTCTTCTGCCCTCTCTCCCGCCCAGCAGCACCTGAGCCGCGACCCGGTGATGGCAGACATCATCGCGCGGGCGGGTGACCTGCCCGAACTGCTGCCCGCTGCCGACCCGTTCGCTGCACTGGTGCGGGCTGTCCTGGGGCAGCAGCTCAGCGTCAAAGCGGCGGCAGCCATCGCCGGGCGGGTTGAAGCCGCCACCGACTTCGACCCGGCGCGGCTGCTGGCCCTTTCCCCGGACGATCTGCGGGCACTGGGGCTGAGCTGGGCGAAGGTTCGCACGGTGCGGGCCATTTCCGGAGCAGCGCTGGGGCTGGAAGACGCGCCCACGCACATCGATTTCGTTCATCTGGCGGGGCTGCCCGACGAAGCGGTGATCGAGTCGCTGCTGCCACTGCCGGGCATCGGACGCTGGACGGCAGAGATGTTCCTGATGTTCTCGCTGGCGAGGCCCGATGTGTTCAGCTTCGGAGATTACGTGCTGAGGTTGAGTCTGGCGCACTACTATCCGGGCCAGGATCACGCCGCGCTCGTGCAGAACTGGTCGCCCTGGCGCACGCTGGCAGCCCGCTATCTGTGGCACGCCCGGCCCTGA
- the tmpR gene encoding bifunctional dihydropteridine reductase/dihydrofolate reductase TmpR produces MTRRTALVTGAARGIGRGIALSLAGAGFDVVIQYLSSEADAAETVQLLRAAGVWADLHRADLTNPEEAAGLVEAAHRAFLDEGGLGLGVLVNNVGNYVRKPLLELEISEWHEMFDSNLHSTFYTCRAALPIMRAGGYGRIVNIGYAGAQHLLARPGIVPYTIAKSGVIALTLAIAKAEAGSGISANVVSPGVIETSVSQPTREIPAGRLGTVAELSAEVLHFVQASDYVTGQVVDVAGGWNL; encoded by the coding sequence ATGACCCGCCGCACCGCGCTGGTGACGGGGGCCGCACGCGGCATCGGACGGGGCATCGCCCTCTCGCTGGCAGGAGCGGGCTTCGACGTGGTGATTCAGTACCTCAGCAGCGAGGCCGACGCCGCCGAGACGGTGCAGCTGTTGCGGGCAGCGGGCGTGTGGGCCGACCTACACCGCGCCGACCTGACGAACCCTGAGGAGGCCGCCGGACTGGTGGAAGCGGCACACCGGGCCTTTCTGGATGAGGGTGGCCTGGGGCTTGGCGTGCTGGTGAACAATGTGGGCAACTACGTGCGTAAACCGCTGCTGGAACTGGAGATCAGCGAGTGGCACGAGATGTTCGACAGTAACCTGCATTCCACCTTCTATACCTGCCGCGCCGCTCTGCCGATCATGCGGGCAGGTGGGTACGGGCGCATCGTGAATATCGGCTATGCGGGCGCACAGCACCTGCTGGCCCGGCCCGGCATCGTGCCCTACACCATCGCCAAGAGCGGCGTGATCGCGCTGACGCTCGCCATCGCCAAGGCCGAGGCAGGCAGCGGCATCAGCGCCAACGTGGTCAGCCCCGGCGTGATCGAAACGAGCGTGTCGCAGCCCACCCGCGAGATTCCGGCGGGGCGGCTGGGAACGGTGGCCGAGCTGAGCGCCGAGGTGCTGCATTTCGTGCAGGCGAGCGACTACGTGACCGGGCAGGTCGTGGATGTGGCGGGCGGCTGGAACCTGTAG
- a CDS encoding NUDIX domain-containing protein, with product MSAAEAPPAPPRPLVCVGALVRGPHDTYLIARTTKWRGSWGVPGGKVEWGETLEAATVREFREEVALELHDLSYVQTQEAVLSPEFHKPAHMLLIDFLARTDSEQVTPNEEIEEWAWVTLEAALSYPLNSYTRTLIERARELEA from the coding sequence ATGAGTGCCGCCGAAGCGCCGCCCGCCCCGCCCCGCCCCCTCGTCTGTGTCGGAGCGCTGGTGCGTGGCCCCCACGACACCTACCTGATCGCCCGCACGACCAAATGGCGCGGCAGCTGGGGCGTGCCGGGCGGCAAGGTCGAATGGGGCGAAACCCTGGAGGCCGCCACGGTGCGTGAATTCCGGGAAGAGGTGGCGCTGGAACTGCACGACCTGAGCTATGTGCAGACGCAGGAGGCGGTGCTCAGCCCCGAATTCCACAAACCCGCCCATATGCTGCTGATCGACTTTCTGGCCCGGACCGACAGCGAGCAGGTGACGCCCAACGAGGAGATCGAGGAGTGGGCCTGGGTCACGCTGGAAGCCGCCCTGAGCTATCCACTCAACAGCTATACCCGCACGCTGATCGAACGGGCGCGGGAGCTGGAGGCATGA
- a CDS encoding CDP-alcohol phosphatidyltransferase family protein, which produces MSTLAQTRKARPADEWAAERVFRPLAQLLVDPAARLGIRPTSVVMVHTALGVLAAVLLKRDGSWLTSRLTPALLLQVKTVLDNLDGQLARATGQTSEVGRYLDSEMDVVVNVALLTALLGGKQGVAANLLLSFILTVDFLWEREYREARGEVFRAAPAQANDSPQLLAALKSAYTLYFVPQERLLGGLFRSRLRKLAGDSPAQPDLEAWTPLLLNRVAVNLGLSTQLLALGTCILLGRPRLYPATLPVQALSLLALQLWREHGFRAAQRNGH; this is translated from the coding sequence ATGTCAACCCTCGCTCAGACACGCAAGGCCCGCCCTGCCGACGAGTGGGCCGCCGAACGGGTGTTTCGCCCGCTGGCCCAGCTGCTGGTCGATCCGGCGGCCCGCCTGGGCATCCGGCCAACCTCGGTGGTGATGGTGCATACCGCGCTGGGCGTTCTGGCTGCCGTTCTCCTGAAGCGTGACGGAAGCTGGCTGACCTCCCGGCTGACTCCAGCGCTGCTGCTTCAGGTCAAGACCGTGCTCGACAACCTCGACGGACAGCTTGCCCGCGCCACCGGACAGACCAGCGAGGTCGGACGCTACCTCGATTCCGAGATGGACGTGGTGGTCAATGTGGCGCTGCTGACCGCCCTGCTGGGAGGAAAACAGGGCGTCGCGGCCAATCTGCTGCTGAGCTTCATCCTGACGGTGGATTTTCTGTGGGAGCGCGAGTACCGGGAAGCGAGGGGCGAAGTGTTCCGGGCTGCGCCTGCCCAGGCCAACGATTCGCCCCAGCTGCTGGCCGCCCTGAAGAGCGCCTATACCCTGTATTTCGTGCCGCAGGAGCGGCTGCTGGGCGGTCTGTTCCGCTCGCGGCTGCGGAAGCTCGCGGGTGACAGTCCGGCGCAGCCCGATCTGGAGGCCTGGACGCCGCTGCTGCTGAACCGGGTGGCGGTCAATCTGGGCCTGTCCACGCAGCTGCTGGCCCTGGGAACCTGCATTCTGCTGGGCCGTCCCCGGCTGTACCCTGCCACACTGCCGGTCCAGGCGCTGAGCCTGCTGGCGCTTCAGCTCTGGCGCGAACACGGGTTCAGAGCCGCCCAGCGCAACGGGCACTGA